In Rhodovulum sulfidophilum DSM 1374, the following are encoded in one genomic region:
- a CDS encoding ABC transporter substrate-binding protein, with protein sequence MTLHTFLTTSALALSMASAAAAQQTLVYCSEGSPEGFDPALYTSGTTFDAAGQAVYARLVEFKTGTTEVVPGLAESYDISEDGKTYTFHLRPGTKFQTTDFFTPTRDLNADDVIFSFMRQLDPENPFHNASGGTFEYFNAMSMPELIENIEKVDDLTVAFHLTRPEAPFIANMAMDFASIMSKEYADQLLEAGRPDMLNQQPLGAGPFAFVAYQKDAVIRYRKHEGFYREGLPKLDNLIFAITPDASVRYQKLKAGECHVMPFPNPADIEEMKSEDGIVVEEQEGLNVGYMAYNTQQPPFDNPKVRKALNMAMDKQAIIDVVFQGAGEIAKNPIPPTMWSYNDAVEDDPYDPEAAKAMLEAEGVTDLSMKLWAMPVQRPYNPNARRMAEMMQADFEKVGVNAEIVSYEWGEYLDRSKEVDRDGAVLLGWTGDNGDPDNFLATLLSCDGVGGANRSQWCYEPFEELIQKAKTLPTQAERAKLYEEAQVIFKEQAPWATIAHSKVFMPMREEVKGYKVHPLGLHIFTEVSLDK encoded by the coding sequence ATGACCCTACATACGTTTCTCACCACTTCCGCGCTGGCGCTGAGCATGGCCTCGGCCGCCGCGGCGCAACAGACGCTGGTCTATTGCTCGGAGGGCTCGCCCGAAGGGTTCGACCCGGCGCTCTATACCTCGGGCACGACCTTCGACGCCGCCGGACAGGCGGTCTATGCCCGCCTCGTCGAGTTCAAGACCGGCACCACCGAAGTGGTTCCCGGGCTCGCCGAAAGCTACGACATCTCCGAGGACGGCAAGACCTATACCTTCCATCTGCGGCCCGGCACCAAGTTCCAGACCACGGATTTCTTCACGCCCACGCGCGATCTGAACGCCGATGACGTGATCTTCAGCTTCATGCGGCAGCTCGACCCCGAGAACCCGTTCCACAACGCCTCGGGCGGCACCTTCGAATATTTCAACGCGATGTCGATGCCCGAGCTGATCGAAAACATCGAGAAGGTCGACGACCTGACCGTCGCCTTCCACCTGACCCGGCCCGAGGCCCCCTTCATCGCCAACATGGCGATGGATTTCGCCTCGATCATGTCCAAGGAATATGCCGACCAGCTGCTGGAGGCGGGCCGGCCCGACATGCTGAACCAGCAGCCGCTGGGCGCCGGTCCCTTCGCCTTCGTCGCCTATCAGAAGGACGCGGTGATCCGCTATCGCAAGCATGAGGGCTTCTACCGCGAGGGCCTGCCGAAGCTCGACAACCTGATCTTCGCGATCACCCCCGACGCCTCGGTCCGCTACCAGAAGCTGAAGGCGGGCGAATGCCATGTCATGCCCTTCCCGAACCCGGCCGATATCGAGGAGATGAAGTCCGAGGACGGCATCGTCGTGGAGGAGCAGGAAGGCCTGAACGTGGGCTACATGGCCTACAACACCCAGCAGCCGCCCTTCGACAATCCGAAGGTCCGCAAGGCGCTGAACATGGCGATGGACAAGCAGGCCATCATCGATGTCGTGTTCCAGGGCGCGGGCGAGATCGCCAAGAACCCGATCCCGCCGACCATGTGGAGCTATAACGACGCGGTCGAGGACGACCCCTACGACCCCGAGGCCGCCAAGGCGATGCTGGAGGCGGAAGGCGTCACCGATCTGTCGATGAAGCTCTGGGCGATGCCGGTGCAGCGGCCCTACAACCCCAACGCCCGGCGCATGGCCGAAATGATGCAGGCCGATTTCGAGAAGGTCGGGGTCAATGCCGAGATCGTCTCCTACGAATGGGGCGAGTATCTCGACCGCTCGAAGGAAGTGGACCGCGACGGCGCGGTGCTGCTGGGCTGGACCGGCGACAATGGCGACCCGGACAACTTCCTGGCCACCCTGCTCAGCTGTGACGGCGTCGGCGGCGCGAACCGCTCGCAATGGTGCTATGAGCCCTTCGAGGAGCTGATCCAGAAGGCCAAGACCCTGCCGACCCAGGCCGAACGCGCCAAGCTGTACGAAGAGGCGCAGGTCATCTTCAAGGAGCAGGCGCCCTGGGCCACGATCGCGCATTCGAAGGTGTTCATGCCGATGCGCGAAGAGGTGAAAGGCTACAAGGTGCACCCGCTCGGATTGCATATCTTCACCGAGGTCAGCCTCGACAAGTGA
- a CDS encoding sodium ion-translocating decarboxylase subunit beta → MQPDPLSARLDSLVGMTALPDVTWQMAVMWLIVAGLFYLAIYRKFEPLLLVPIAFGALLANLPTEGLVNPPGDGVAGGLFHYISLGVDLELFPPLIFLGVGALTDFGPLIANPRTLLLGGAAQFGVFATFLGATLLGFSPQEAGAIGIIGGADGPTSIFLANKMAPHLLAPIAVAAYSYMALVPLIQPPIMRALTTEAERRIRMQSLRPVSRLEKLIFAGLVTVIVILLVPAASALIGMLMLGNVLRESLVTDRLAKAAQNEVINVVTILLGTSVGITMTGERFLNADTLKILGLGVVAFGIATAAGVLMARAMNLVSRSKINPLIGSAGVSAVPMAARVSQIEGQRADPGNYLLMHAMGPNVAGVIGTAVVAGYFIAQYAG, encoded by the coding sequence ATGCAGCCCGATCCGCTGAGCGCCCGGCTCGACAGCCTCGTCGGCATGACCGCCCTGCCCGACGTCACCTGGCAGATGGCGGTGATGTGGCTGATCGTGGCGGGGCTGTTCTACCTCGCCATCTACCGCAAGTTCGAACCGCTGCTGCTGGTGCCCATCGCCTTCGGCGCGCTGCTGGCCAACCTGCCGACCGAGGGTCTGGTGAACCCGCCCGGCGACGGCGTTGCGGGAGGGCTGTTCCATTACATCTCGCTCGGCGTCGATCTCGAGCTGTTCCCGCCCCTGATCTTCCTGGGCGTCGGCGCGCTGACCGATTTCGGGCCCCTGATCGCCAATCCGCGCACCCTGCTTCTGGGCGGCGCCGCGCAATTCGGGGTCTTCGCCACCTTCCTCGGGGCGACGCTTCTGGGCTTTTCCCCGCAGGAGGCGGGCGCCATCGGCATCATCGGCGGCGCCGACGGGCCGACCTCGATCTTTCTGGCCAACAAGATGGCGCCGCATCTCTTGGCCCCGATCGCGGTCGCGGCCTACAGCTACATGGCGCTGGTACCGCTTATCCAGCCGCCGATCATGCGCGCGCTGACCACCGAGGCCGAGCGCAGGATCCGGATGCAGTCGCTGCGCCCGGTCTCGCGGCTGGAAAAGCTGATCTTCGCGGGGCTGGTGACGGTGATCGTGATCCTGCTGGTGCCCGCCGCCTCGGCGCTGATCGGCATGCTGATGCTGGGCAATGTGCTCCGCGAGAGCCTCGTGACCGACCGGCTGGCCAAGGCCGCGCAGAACGAGGTGATCAACGTGGTGACGATCCTCTTGGGCACCTCGGTCGGGATCACCATGACCGGCGAGCGCTTCCTCAATGCCGACACGCTGAAGATCCTTGGGCTCGGCGTCGTCGCCTTCGGCATCGCCACCGCGGCGGGCGTGCTGATGGCCAGGGCGATGAACCTGGTCAGCCGCAGCAAGATCAATCCGCTGATCGGCTCGGCCGGGGTCTCGGCGGTGCCGATGGCGGCGCGGGTCAGCCAGATCGAGGGCCAGCGCGCCGATCCGGGCAATTACCTCCTGATGCACGCCATGGGACCGAATGTCGCGGGCGTGATCGGCACGGCGGTGGTCGCAGGCTATTTCATCGCCCAATACGCTGGCTGA
- a CDS encoding biotin/lipoyl-containing protein, producing MKRLRITVDGTPYDVTVEEIETGPAPAPAAPRTASAASRPAPAAPSVAAAAPVPAAPAAPGAVLSPLAGTTVSVAVAVGQSVAAGEPLMVLEAMKMNTDIRAPQAGTVTAINVAPGATVTEGQVLLILS from the coding sequence ATGAAGCGCCTGCGGATCACCGTCGACGGCACCCCCTATGACGTGACGGTGGAAGAGATCGAGACCGGCCCGGCGCCGGCCCCTGCCGCGCCCCGCACCGCATCGGCCGCGTCGCGCCCCGCGCCTGCGGCGCCCTCGGTCGCGGCGGCGGCCCCGGTTCCCGCCGCCCCGGCCGCGCCCGGCGCGGTGCTGAGCCCGCTGGCGGGCACCACCGTCAGCGTCGCGGTCGCGGTCGGGCAAAGCGTCGCCGCGGGCGAGCCCCTGATGGTGCTGGAGGCGATGAAGATGAATACCGACATCCGCGCGCCGCAGGCCGGGACCGTCACCGCGATCAACGTGGCCCCCGGCGCGACCGTGACCGAGGGGCAGGTCCTGCTGATCCTGTCCTGA
- a CDS encoding OadG family transporter subunit, producing MLENLALIGTGFAVVILVLASLWGACALMGWGFTRAARKTTAAPPEAPVAPGVPPHHLAAIAAAVAETLGPGHRIKRVAAPAHLVDGWPLEGRIETFAAHRVRTGWGPTRPRPGARTPEITKGPKP from the coding sequence ATGCTGGAAAACCTTGCCCTGATCGGAACCGGCTTCGCGGTGGTGATCCTGGTTCTGGCCTCACTCTGGGGCGCCTGCGCGCTGATGGGATGGGGCTTCACCCGGGCGGCGCGGAAAACGACCGCAGCCCCCCCCGAAGCGCCCGTCGCGCCGGGCGTGCCGCCGCATCATCTGGCGGCCATCGCGGCGGCGGTGGCCGAAACCTTGGGGCCCGGCCATCGCATCAAGCGCGTCGCCGCCCCCGCCCATCTGGTCGACGGCTGGCCGCTGGAAGGCCGGATCGAGACCTTCGCCGCGCATCGCGTCCGCACCGGATGGGGGCCGACCCGGCCCCGGCCGGGGGCCCGGACACCCGAGATCACGAAAGGACCGAAGCCATGA
- a CDS encoding acyl-CoA carboxylase subunit beta has product MAISRSLAEELDKRRAAALEGGGPAKAADRHAKGRMTARERIEALYAAGTFQETGLHAQHATRHFGMEKKSIPADGVITGTGFVDGRPVAAFSQDFGVVGGTLGEMHSRKICLVLDHALKAGVPVVGFNDSGGARIQEGVGALSAYGQVFYRNVQLSGVVPQISVIAGPCAGGAAYSPALTDFVIMTREHAQMFICGPEVIRAVTGQSTTMDEIGSAEAHGSVSGNIHFIAEDDADAVAIVHRLLSFLPSNNMMDPPHRIEPDLAIEDDPALDALLPEDPKSAYDVRQVIARLADEGDFLEVMEGFAANLVVGFGRVGGVVTGFVANQPMVKAGALDIDASDKGARFVRLCNVFNIPLVTLVDVPGFLPGVAEERRGIIRHGAKMLFAYASATVPKITVIMRKAYGGAYLAMCSQDMGADRVIAWPSAEIAVMGAEGAVNILYRKDLAEAEDRAARAQELAEEYRAEFASPYLSAGRLFVSDIVQPCQTRSAIALTLRGLLSKRETRPPKKHGNIPL; this is encoded by the coding sequence ATGGCAATTTCCCGATCCCTTGCGGAGGAGCTGGACAAGCGGCGCGCGGCCGCGCTCGAGGGCGGCGGGCCAGCCAAGGCCGCGGACCGCCATGCCAAGGGCCGGATGACCGCGCGCGAACGGATCGAGGCGCTCTATGCGGCCGGGACCTTCCAGGAAACCGGGCTGCACGCCCAGCATGCGACCCGCCATTTCGGGATGGAGAAGAAGTCGATCCCGGCCGATGGCGTGATCACCGGCACGGGCTTTGTCGACGGCCGCCCGGTCGCGGCCTTCAGCCAGGATTTCGGCGTCGTGGGCGGCACGCTGGGCGAGATGCATTCGCGCAAGATCTGCCTCGTGCTCGACCATGCGCTGAAGGCGGGCGTCCCGGTCGTGGGCTTCAACGATTCCGGCGGCGCGCGGATCCAGGAGGGCGTCGGCGCGCTCTCGGCCTATGGCCAGGTCTTCTACCGCAACGTGCAGCTGTCGGGCGTGGTGCCGCAGATCTCGGTCATTGCCGGGCCCTGCGCGGGCGGCGCGGCCTACAGCCCCGCCCTGACCGATTTCGTGATCATGACCCGCGAGCACGCGCAGATGTTCATCTGCGGCCCCGAGGTGATCCGCGCCGTCACCGGCCAGAGCACGACGATGGACGAGATCGGCTCGGCCGAGGCCCATGGCTCGGTCTCGGGCAATATCCATTTCATCGCCGAGGACGACGCCGATGCGGTCGCCATCGTCCACCGGCTATTGTCCTTCCTGCCCTCGAACAACATGATGGACCCGCCGCACCGGATCGAGCCCGATCTGGCGATCGAGGACGACCCCGCGCTTGACGCGCTGCTGCCCGAAGATCCGAAATCGGCCTATGACGTGCGCCAGGTGATCGCACGGCTGGCCGACGAGGGCGATTTCCTCGAGGTGATGGAAGGCTTCGCCGCCAATCTGGTGGTGGGCTTCGGTCGTGTCGGCGGCGTGGTGACGGGCTTTGTCGCCAACCAGCCGATGGTCAAGGCCGGTGCGCTCGACATCGACGCCTCGGACAAGGGCGCGCGCTTCGTGCGGCTTTGCAACGTCTTCAACATCCCGCTGGTGACGCTGGTCGATGTTCCGGGCTTTCTGCCGGGCGTGGCCGAGGAGCGGCGCGGCATCATCCGGCATGGTGCCAAGATGCTGTTTGCCTATGCCTCGGCGACGGTGCCGAAGATCACCGTCATCATGCGCAAGGCCTATGGCGGCGCCTATCTGGCGATGTGCAGCCAGGACATGGGCGCCGACCGGGTGATCGCCTGGCCCAGCGCCGAGATCGCGGTGATGGGGGCCGAAGGCGCGGTCAACATCCTCTACCGCAAGGATCTGGCTGAGGCCGAGGACCGCGCCGCCCGCGCGCAGGAGCTGGCCGAGGAATACCGCGCCGAATTCGCCTCGCCCTATCTCTCGGCCGGGCGGCTCTTCGTGTCGGATATCGTGCAGCCCTGCCAGACCCGCAGCGCCATCGCGCTGACCCTGCGCGGGCTGTTGTCGAAACGCGAGACCCGGCCGCCCAAGAAACACGGCAACATCCCGCTTTAG
- the glgB gene encoding 1,4-alpha-glucan branching protein GlgB, producing MHSDITSRPGQGVPKDVLQQIALGTFDDPFAVLGPHGQGEFRHVTALMPGAETLEALLGHEADAGAHALAPVPDCPGLFTGPVPGEGAYRLRASAGGTVWEADDPYRFGPVLGEMDEHLIAKGAHRRLWEALGAHAMTHEGVAGTHFAVWAPNARRVSVVGPFNQWDGRRHVMRRRGTTGVWEIFLPGIGENASYKYEILGPDGALQPLKADPLGFGSEHPPANASVVHDLRGYGWSDGDWMRDRAGCNARTAPISIYEVHLASWKRRADGRAISYVEAAEELVDYAAAMGFTHIELMPVSEYPFDGSWGYQPVGLYAPTVRHGPPHEFRDLVDAAHRKGLGVILDWVGAHFPTDAHGLGKFDGTALYEYADPREGFHQDWNTLIYNFGRTEVANYLTANALYWMEEYHVDGLRADAVASMLYRDYSRKAGEWVPNKDGGRENYEAIALLQNMNTLSYGAHPGTLTAAEESTAYPGVTRPVDQGGLGFGYKWNMGWMHDTLGYMAEAPVNRPHHHNRMTFGLTYAFSENFILPISHDEVVYGKGSMLTKMPGDRVEQFANLRAFYGFMWAQPGKKLLFMGQDFAQEAEWAYAGSLDWAALERPDHAGMQRLVRDLNTLYRGTPALHAQDCSPEGFQWIEADDAGHSVYAWLRRGGPEDPNAVAISNFSPVEQPACRLGLPAPGRWREALNTDAAIYGGQGRGNMGAVMAEPRPSHGQAASAEICLPPLSTVILVQEDG from the coding sequence ATGCATTCCGATATCACATCCCGACCGGGGCAGGGCGTTCCGAAGGACGTCCTGCAACAGATCGCCCTTGGCACCTTCGACGATCCCTTCGCGGTTCTGGGGCCTCACGGGCAGGGCGAGTTCCGTCATGTCACCGCGCTGATGCCCGGGGCCGAAACGCTCGAGGCGCTGCTGGGCCATGAGGCCGATGCTGGTGCTCATGCCCTTGCGCCGGTGCCCGACTGTCCCGGGCTGTTCACGGGCCCGGTTCCCGGCGAGGGCGCCTACCGGCTGCGCGCCTCGGCCGGGGGCACCGTCTGGGAGGCCGACGATCCCTATCGCTTCGGCCCGGTTCTGGGCGAGATGGACGAGCATCTGATCGCGAAGGGCGCGCATCGGCGGCTATGGGAGGCGCTCGGCGCCCATGCGATGACGCATGAGGGCGTCGCGGGCACCCATTTCGCGGTCTGGGCGCCCAATGCGCGCCGGGTCTCGGTGGTGGGCCCGTTCAATCAATGGGACGGGCGGCGCCATGTGATGCGGCGCCGCGGCACGACCGGCGTGTGGGAGATCTTCCTGCCCGGCATCGGCGAGAATGCCAGCTACAAATACGAAATTCTGGGGCCCGACGGGGCGCTGCAACCGCTCAAGGCCGATCCTCTGGGCTTCGGGTCCGAACATCCGCCCGCCAATGCCTCGGTCGTGCACGATCTGCGCGGCTATGGCTGGTCCGATGGCGACTGGATGCGCGACCGCGCGGGGTGCAATGCCCGCACCGCGCCGATCTCGATCTACGAGGTGCATCTGGCCTCCTGGAAGCGCCGCGCCGATGGCCGCGCGATCTCCTATGTCGAGGCCGCCGAGGAACTGGTCGATTATGCCGCCGCGATGGGGTTCACCCATATCGAGCTGATGCCGGTCAGCGAATACCCGTTCGACGGGTCCTGGGGCTATCAGCCGGTCGGGCTTTACGCGCCGACCGTGCGCCACGGGCCGCCGCATGAATTCCGCGATCTGGTCGATGCCGCGCATCGGAAGGGGCTTGGCGTCATCCTCGACTGGGTCGGCGCGCATTTCCCGACCGACGCGCATGGGCTGGGCAAGTTCGACGGCACCGCGCTTTACGAATATGCCGATCCGCGCGAGGGCTTCCATCAGGACTGGAATACGCTGATCTACAATTTCGGCCGCACCGAGGTGGCCAATTACCTGACTGCCAACGCGCTCTACTGGATGGAGGAATACCATGTCGACGGGCTGAGGGCCGATGCCGTGGCCTCGATGCTCTATCGCGACTATTCGCGCAAAGCCGGCGAATGGGTGCCGAACAAGGATGGCGGGCGCGAGAATTACGAGGCCATCGCGCTGCTGCAAAACATGAACACGCTGAGCTATGGCGCCCATCCCGGCACCCTGACCGCGGCCGAGGAAAGCACCGCCTATCCCGGCGTGACCCGGCCGGTCGATCAGGGGGGGCTGGGCTTCGGCTACAAGTGGAACATGGGCTGGATGCATGACACGCTGGGCTACATGGCCGAGGCGCCGGTCAACCGGCCGCATCACCACAACCGGATGACCTTCGGGCTGACCTATGCGTTTTCCGAGAATTTCATCCTGCCGATCAGCCATGACGAGGTGGTCTACGGCAAGGGCTCGATGCTGACCAAGATGCCCGGCGACCGCGTGGAGCAATTCGCCAATCTGCGCGCCTTCTACGGGTTCATGTGGGCCCAGCCGGGCAAGAAGCTTCTGTTCATGGGGCAGGACTTCGCCCAGGAGGCCGAATGGGCCTATGCCGGCAGTCTCGACTGGGCGGCGCTGGAACGGCCCGACCATGCCGGGATGCAGCGGCTGGTGCGCGACCTGAACACGCTTTACCGCGGCACGCCTGCGCTCCATGCGCAGGATTGCAGCCCCGAGGGGTTCCAGTGGATCGAGGCCGACGATGCCGGGCACTCGGTCTATGCTTGGCTGAGGCGCGGCGGGCCGGAGGATCCGAATGCGGTCGCGATCAGCAACTTCTCGCCGGTCGAACAGCCGGCCTGTCGGCTGGGCCTGCCCGCGCCCGGACGCTGGCGCGAGGCACTCAATACCGATGCCGCGATCTATGGCGGGCAGGGGCGGGGCAACATGGGCGCGGTCATGGCCGAGCCCCGGCCGAGCCACGGTCAGGCGGCCTCGGCAGAGATCTGCCTGCCGCCGCTTTCGACGGTGATCCTGGTGCAGGAGGACGGCTGA